The Streptomyces sp. NBC_00483 genome contains the following window.
GACGCGGCCGACCGGGACGCCGGGCACGAACGGCTTGTCGGCCTGCGAGCCGAAGGTGACGAGCCGTTCGCCCTTGCTCACCTTGGCCTTGCCGTTGAGCAGTTGGACGCGCAGCGGGCGGTCGCCCTGCCCGGAGGCGAAGCCGAGCTCGTCGGACTTCTCCATGCGGGTGCCGACGGTGAAGTCCGGGTCGTTGGCCAGCAGCACGGTGGCGGTGTTCGGGCCGACGGTGGTCACACGGCCGACGAGTCCGTCGCCGTTGAGCACCGTCATGTCGCGCTTGAGGCCGTCGTTGGCGCCGGCGTCGATGGTCACGGTCCAGGAGAAGCCCTGGGCCGAGCCGATGGCGATGACCTGGGCGCCCTTGATGCCGTACTGGCCCGCGCCCGCCGTCTTCAGCATGGCGTCGAGCTGGCGGACCTTGCTGCGGTTGCGGTCCCCGCTGCCGAGCTTCGCCTTCAACGCGGCGTTCTCGTGCTCCAGTTCGCCGATGCGGTTGTGCCGCTTGTCGGAGTCGCGGACCGCGCTTATGGCGTTGCCGATCGGGTCGACCGCGCCCGAGACCCCGTTCTCCACCGGGCCGAAGACCGTGGCGGCGGCGTGTCGGGCACCGTCGACAGGCGAGTCCTCGCCGCCGCGGATGTCCACCGTGATCAGCGCGAACGCGATGGCGATCAGCAGCACCAGGAGCAGCCGGCTCTCTCGTGTGTCCCTCACGTGCGGCGGCCGTGCCTTCCTCTGTCGTTTGCGTCGAGCGGTGCCCGGCAGTGCCGAGCGCTGCTGGGGAGGATTTCTTGTGCGCCTTGCCTATATATCAACGATCCGCCGCACGAGGTGGCAGGCACCCGTACGGCGGACGTTTTCACTTCACATCATCTGCGCGGTGAGGCGTCCAGAACCTGCTGGAGCGCCTCGAACTCCTCGACGCACTTGCCGGAACCGAGCGCCACGCTGTCCAGCGGGTCCTCGGCGATATGGATCGGCATGCCGGTCTCGCGGCGCAGCCGTTCGTCGAGGCCGCGCAGCAGAGCGCCGCCACCGGTGAGAACGATGCCGCGGTCCATTACGTCACCGGACAGCTCGGGCGGGCACTTGTCGAGGGTGGTCTTCACGGCGTCGACGATCGCGTTGACCGGTTCCTCGATCGCCTTGCGGACTTCCGCCGCCGAGATGACGACGGTCTTGGGCAGCCCCGACACCAGGTCGCGGCCGCGGATCTCGGTGTGTTCGTCGGAGTCGAGGTCGTACGCGGAGCCGATCGTGATCTTGATCTGTTCGGCGGTGCGCTCACCGAGGAGGAGCGAGTACTCCTTCTTGATGTGCTGGATGATCGCGTTGTCCAGCTCGTCGCCCGCGACGCGGATGGACTGCGCCGTGACGATTCCGCCGAGCGAGATCACCGCAACCTCGGTGGTGCCGCCGCCGATGTCCACCACCATGTTGCCCGTGGCCTCGTGGACCGGGAGGCCGGAGCCGATGGCCGCGGCCATGGGCTCCTCGATGATGTGCACCTGGCGGGCACCGGCCTGCGAAGAGGCCTCGATGACCGCGCGGCGCTCGACGCCGGTGATGCCGGACGGCACGCAGACGACGACACGAGGCCGGGCGAGGTAGCGCCGCTTGTGCACCTTCAGGATGAAGTAGCGGAGCATTCGCTCGGTGATCTCGAAGTCGGCGATCACGCCGTCCTTCAGCGGGCGGACCGCCACGATGTTGCCCGGCGTACGCCCGATCATCTTCTTGGCTTCGGCGCCGACCGCGAGGATGCCACCGGTGTTGGTGTTGATAGCGACCACGGACGGCTCATTGAGCACGATCCCTCGACCCCTGACGTACACCAGCGTGTTGGCGGTCCCGAGGTCGACAGCCATGTCACGGCCGATGAACGACATTGAGTTCCCCATCAGGATTCGTCTGGCCTTCCCAAGTGGAGCGTTTGATGGCTTGTCAGGTAGGCGAGAGGTGGACGCGGTGTGGCGTGGAGGCTCCATCGTAGTCTCGCCTGCACGATCACGGCGCGAGGGTCTTCGCCATTGTCAGCATGGGAGTCCCCGCCCCGCTAATGGGGACGTCCCGACGGAGGAGTGCGTTCCCCCAATCGGGCCGCATATGCAAAAGAGCGGCCCGAATTCTCGGGCCGCTCCTGGTCAGTGGCGCTCCGTGACTGACGCTGCATCAGAAAACGAACTCGCCGGTCTCATGGAGCGGACACCGGGTGTCTCACGCGAGTGAGCCGAAGTCCGGAATGCGAGAAGACCGGATAGACGACCCGTTACGCGAAATCAGGGAAGAAAAGCTTCATCTCGCGCGCCGCCGACTCCTCGGAGTCGGAGGCGTGGATCAGGTTCTCACGAACGATGCTGCCGAAGTCACCACGGACCGAACCGGGCGCGGCGGCGATCGGGTCCGTCGGACCGGCCAGCTGGCGTACGCCGTCGATCACGCGCTCACCCTCGACGACCAGGGCGACCACCGGACCCGAGGACATGAAGTCGACCAGCGGCTCGTAGAACGGCTTGCCCTTGTGCTCGCCGTAGTGCGCCTCCAGCGTCTCCTGGCTCAGGCTGCGCAGTTCGAGCGCGCTGATCGTCCAGCCGGCCTTGCGCTCGATGCGGCCGATGATCTCGCCGATCAGGCCGCGGCGGACGGCATCGGGCTTGAGCAGGACGAGCGTGCGCTGGGTCATTCGCGGGACTCCTTGTAGGCCTGGATGTGCGGTGACGCCCGAGGTTACAGGGCGTGACCATCACCCTGGCAGGCGGGCGGCACCGGGTCCCCAGGGCCCTCAGGCCTGCTCGGCCTGCGCCGCCCACCGTGCCTTTGCCTCGTCGACCTTGCGGCCGAAGTGGACCGAGGCCCACCACAGGCCCGCGAAGCAGGCGCCGAGGAAGAACATGACCGGGACGAAGAAGCCGCTGATGATCAGGGCGATCTGCAGCGCCCAGCCGAGCTGCACGCCGCCGGGCCGCGTCACCATGCCGCACAGCAGCACGCTGAGCAGCATCGCGACGCCGCTCACCGTCCACACCAGGGCGGCCGACAGGTCGGGCTCCTTCATGGCGACGAGCCCGGCGAAGCCGATGACGAAGAACTCGGCGAGCAGCGTCGAGGAACACAGGATGCGCACGGCGATCAGCCCTTCCCGAGGAGCAGCCGGGCTTCGCCGACCGTGATCACGGAACCGGTGACGAGCACTCCCCCGCCCGCGTACTCGCCCTCTTCCTCGGCGAGCGTGATCGCGGCCTCCAGCGCGTCGTCGAGGCGCGGCTCGACCTGGACGCGCTCGTCGCCGAAGACCTCCACCGCGATGCCCGCCAACTCGTCGGCGTTCATGGCCCGGTGGCTGGAATTCTGCGTGACGACGACCTCCGCGAAGATCGGCTCGAAGGCCTCGAGGAGCCCCCGTACGTTCTTGTCGCCGCTGGCGCCCACGACACCGATGAGGCGGCTGAAGTCGAAGACCTCGCCGATCGCCTCGGCGGTGACTCGGGCGCCCGCCGGGTTGTGCGCGGCGTCGAGCACGACCGTCGGCGAGCGGCGCACGACCTCCAGGCGGCCCGGCGACGTGGCCGAGGCGAACGCGGTGCGGATGGTGTCGATGTCGAGCAGGCGTGCGTGCTGCGAGCCGATGCCGAAGAACGCCTCGACTGCGGAGAGCGCCACCGCCGCGTTGTGCGCCTGGTGCGCGCCGTGCAGCGGCAGGAAGATGTCCTCGTACTCGCCGCCGAGCCCGCGCAGAGTCACCAACTGGCCGCCGACGGCGACCTCGCGCCGGACGACGCCGAACTCCAGGCCCTCGCGGGCCACGGTCGCGTCCGTCTCCACGGCCTTCTTGAGGATCACCTGCGCCGCGTCCACCGGCTGCTGCGCCATGATCACGGAGGCGTCCTGCTTGATGATCCCGGACTTCTCGCCGGCGATCTCGCCGGGCGTCTCACCGAGCCGGTCGGTGTGGTCGAGGTCGATGGGCGTGATGACCGCGACCGATCCGTCGATCACGTTCGTCGCGTCCCAGCTGCCGCCCATGCCGACCTCGACGACCGCCACGTCCACCGGGGCGTCGGCGAAGGCCGCGTAGGCCATGCCGGTCAGCACCTCGAAGAACGAGAGGCGGTACTCCTGCCGGTCGTCGACCATCTCGATGTACGGCTTGATGTCGTCGTACGTCTCGATGAAGCGCTCGTGGTCGATCGGGGCGCCGTCCAGGCTGATCCGCTCGGTGATCGACTGGACGTGCGGCGAGGTGTACCGGCCGGTGCGCAGGTCGAAGGCCGTGAGCAGGGCCTCGATCATGCGGGCCGTGGACGTCTTGCCGTTCGTGCCCGTGATGTGGATCGAGGGGTACGCGCGCTGCGGCTCACCGAGCACGTCCATCAGCGCCGCGATGCGGTCGACGGAGGGCTCGAGCTTCGTCTCGCCCCAGCGGGTGGCGAGCTCCGTCTCCACCACCCGCAGCGCCTTCTCCACCTCGGGGTCCTGCGGGCGGGCCGGAATGCCGTCGCCCTGCGGCGGGGTCGACTGGGTGCGCAGGGTGCGACTGCCGGCCTCGATCACCGCGAGGTCGGGGTCGCGGGTGGTCTCTTCGCCGACGATCTCTTCGAACTGGTCGGCGTCGTCGGGGTTGTCGGGGGAGCCGTAGTCGCTGCTGTCGCGCGGGGGGAGG
Protein-coding sequences here:
- the folC gene encoding bifunctional tetrahydrofolate synthase/dihydrofolate synthase is translated as MSDLPPRDSSDYGSPDNPDDADQFEEIVGEETTRDPDLAVIEAGSRTLRTQSTPPQGDGIPARPQDPEVEKALRVVETELATRWGETKLEPSVDRIAALMDVLGEPQRAYPSIHITGTNGKTSTARMIEALLTAFDLRTGRYTSPHVQSITERISLDGAPIDHERFIETYDDIKPYIEMVDDRQEYRLSFFEVLTGMAYAAFADAPVDVAVVEVGMGGSWDATNVIDGSVAVITPIDLDHTDRLGETPGEIAGEKSGIIKQDASVIMAQQPVDAAQVILKKAVETDATVAREGLEFGVVRREVAVGGQLVTLRGLGGEYEDIFLPLHGAHQAHNAAVALSAVEAFFGIGSQHARLLDIDTIRTAFASATSPGRLEVVRRSPTVVLDAAHNPAGARVTAEAIGEVFDFSRLIGVVGASGDKNVRGLLEAFEPIFAEVVVTQNSSHRAMNADELAGIAVEVFGDERVQVEPRLDDALEAAITLAEEEGEYAGGGVLVTGSVITVGEARLLLGKG
- a CDS encoding DUF4233 domain-containing protein yields the protein MRILCSSTLLAEFFVIGFAGLVAMKEPDLSAALVWTVSGVAMLLSVLLCGMVTRPGGVQLGWALQIALIISGFFVPVMFFLGACFAGLWWASVHFGRKVDEAKARWAAQAEQA
- the ndk gene encoding nucleoside-diphosphate kinase is translated as MTQRTLVLLKPDAVRRGLIGEIIGRIERKAGWTISALELRSLSQETLEAHYGEHKGKPFYEPLVDFMSSGPVVALVVEGERVIDGVRQLAGPTDPIAAAPGSVRGDFGSIVRENLIHASDSEESAAREMKLFFPDFA
- the mreC gene encoding rod shape-determining protein MreC, giving the protein MRDTRESRLLLVLLIAIAFALITVDIRGGEDSPVDGARHAAATVFGPVENGVSGAVDPIGNAISAVRDSDKRHNRIGELEHENAALKAKLGSGDRNRSKVRQLDAMLKTAGAGQYGIKGAQVIAIGSAQGFSWTVTIDAGANDGLKRDMTVLNGDGLVGRVTTVGPNTATVLLANDPDFTVGTRMEKSDELGFASGQGDRPLRVQLLNGKAKVSKGERLVTFGSQADKPFVPGVPVGRVVRVDPSGGDLTRTVYVKPYVGFTKLDVVGVVVQAPRTDPRDTVLPKKPAKPKPTPTVTVTATPGANGEGNGEGNAAGNGENAADNNADQQ
- a CDS encoding rod shape-determining protein, which encodes MSFIGRDMAVDLGTANTLVYVRGRGIVLNEPSVVAINTNTGGILAVGAEAKKMIGRTPGNIVAVRPLKDGVIADFEITERMLRYFILKVHKRRYLARPRVVVCVPSGITGVERRAVIEASSQAGARQVHIIEEPMAAAIGSGLPVHEATGNMVVDIGGGTTEVAVISLGGIVTAQSIRVAGDELDNAIIQHIKKEYSLLLGERTAEQIKITIGSAYDLDSDEHTEIRGRDLVSGLPKTVVISAAEVRKAIEEPVNAIVDAVKTTLDKCPPELSGDVMDRGIVLTGGGALLRGLDERLRRETGMPIHIAEDPLDSVALGSGKCVEEFEALQQVLDASPRR